One region of Cobetia sp. cqz5-12 genomic DNA includes:
- a CDS encoding tyrosine-type recombinase/integrase, with product MKRTAIKRRPLADSVLANLEPEQRIYRESYGVDRLYFVVLPSGTKRWEIRYKRPSDGKWAWVGAGSYPKISAKRARAKALEVAAMVDEGIDPIHGEQQQQGISFREASKAWFEHKKVQGRAAKTLTGMQLWMKNDALPMLGDMPLTDVGRKECAQLQKQIEDRKAHNTAEKSRVWLKQIFDYSIASGWADSNPATNLVAIAAPTPVADRYPHLMESELPDFLAKLSLSTSSLHVRTAARVVMLTASRPGMVRMAEWQELDLEEAIWSVPAEKMKTRRPHRVPLSKQVVQLLKDLKPVTGRSRWVFPGQGEAPTISDMSINGCFKRIGYGRKMTGHGARHTAKTLLAEHGWSRDWTETQLAHKRPGLEGVYNQAEYLEERREMMQWYADYLDALEAGDGKVLKKLSRKTV from the coding sequence ATGAAACGCACCGCCATCAAGCGCCGCCCTTTGGCCGATTCCGTGCTTGCCAATCTTGAGCCTGAGCAACGCATCTATCGCGAGAGCTATGGTGTGGACCGCCTGTATTTCGTGGTGTTACCTAGCGGCACCAAGCGATGGGAAATCAGGTACAAGCGTCCCTCAGATGGCAAGTGGGCGTGGGTTGGCGCTGGTAGCTATCCCAAGATTTCTGCCAAGCGTGCACGAGCCAAAGCGTTGGAGGTCGCCGCCATGGTGGACGAGGGGATTGACCCTATTCATGGTGAGCAGCAGCAACAAGGCATCTCATTCCGTGAGGCATCGAAAGCCTGGTTCGAGCACAAGAAGGTCCAGGGGAGAGCAGCCAAGACGCTCACGGGCATGCAGCTCTGGATGAAGAATGATGCTCTCCCAATGCTGGGTGACATGCCTCTGACGGATGTGGGGCGCAAGGAGTGTGCTCAGCTGCAAAAGCAAATTGAGGATCGCAAGGCGCACAACACAGCGGAAAAGAGTCGAGTATGGCTGAAGCAGATATTCGACTATTCCATTGCAAGTGGCTGGGCAGACAGCAACCCCGCGACCAATCTTGTGGCCATAGCGGCGCCGACGCCTGTAGCAGACCGCTACCCGCACCTTATGGAATCCGAGCTGCCGGACTTCCTGGCCAAGCTGAGTCTTAGCACGAGTTCGCTGCATGTGCGTACAGCTGCCCGGGTTGTGATGCTGACTGCATCACGACCCGGGATGGTTCGAATGGCAGAGTGGCAGGAGCTCGACCTCGAGGAGGCTATCTGGAGTGTCCCTGCTGAGAAAATGAAGACCAGGCGGCCTCATCGTGTGCCACTTTCCAAACAGGTGGTTCAGCTTTTGAAGGATCTCAAGCCCGTGACCGGACGGTCGAGGTGGGTATTCCCTGGGCAAGGGGAGGCTCCGACCATCAGCGATATGAGCATCAATGGATGCTTCAAGCGTATTGGCTATGGTCGGAAGATGACAGGTCACGGCGCTAGGCATACCGCCAAGACATTGCTGGCTGAGCATGGCTGGAGCCGAGACTGGACAGAAACTCAGTTGGCTCACAAGCGCCCAGGACTCGAGGGCGTGTATAACCAGGCTGAGTATCTGGAGGAGAGGAGGGAGATGATGCAGTGGTACGCCGACTATCTTGATGCCTTGGAAGCCGGCGATGGTAAGGTGCTGAAGAAGCTGTCACGCAAGACTGTCTAG
- a CDS encoding helix-turn-helix transcriptional regulator, whose product MSDTAQALHSEHELRFITTNELIEKTSLSRSKLYKLRNEDPDFPKPIKLGREELRTCQIRWVESEIDQWMTQRMATRG is encoded by the coding sequence ATGTCAGATACAGCTCAAGCACTACACAGCGAACACGAGCTCCGCTTCATCACTACCAATGAGCTCATTGAAAAGACCAGCTTGTCACGGTCAAAGCTCTACAAGCTGCGCAATGAAGATCCGGACTTTCCGAAACCCATCAAGCTCGGTAGGGAAGAACTCCGTACCTGCCAGATCCGCTGGGTCGAAAGCGAGATCGATCAATGGATGACCCAGCGAATGGCAACTCGTGGCTAG